caatattgtttattgTTTCAGAAATTATTGAGGGGTTCGGGAAAATTACTCCTATTAGATAAGCTGTTATGTAGGTTAAAAGAAACAGGTCATAGAGTgctaatattttcacaaatggTCAGAATGTTGGACATTTTGGCTGAATATTTACAAAGAAGGCATTTTCCTTTCCAACGTCTTGATGGCAGTATAAAAGGTGAAATTAGAAAACAAGCTTTAGATCACTTCAATGCTGAGGGTTCGACGGATTTCTGTTTCTTATTGTCAACACGCGCTGGAGGTCTTGGTATCAACTTGGCCACCGCCGACACCGTCATTATTTTCGATTCAGATTGGAATCCTCAAAACGATTTGCAAGCTCAAGCACGAGCGCATCGTATTGGACAAAAGAACCAGGTAATTATATCATTCTTTCAAGTGCCTCATTtatatttcgtatttatttgcAATTCTATCTCATGTAATATGAACGCGTGATTAAACCCTTTCTCGTCTATTCTTTCAGGTCAACATTTATAGATTAGTTACTGCTAGGTCGGTAGAAGAAGATATTGTGGAAAGAGCTAAAAGAAAAATGGTGCTTGATCATCTCGTTATCCAGAGAATGGACACGACTGGCCGAACTGTTCTCAACAAGCGTGATGCGTCTGCGACAAGTGCCAATAACCCATTCAATAAAGAAGACTTAAATGCAATATTGAAATTTGGTGCTGAAGAGTTATttaaggatgatgatgagaatgATGAGGATCCTGtcgtaagtaaaaaatattaattgattacTATCTGTTTTCTCGCGGATTCAGAttgaatgttacaaaaaatgtttcctctttattatatttcaatagatattcaAGATCTTAAAGTTCTATGATAGTTCTTAACacatgttgatttttaatacaGTGTGATATTGATGAAATCCTGCAACGAGCTGAGACCCGCGACGAAGGTCCTTCTATGGCGGGAGACGAGTTGCTGTCAGCTTTCAAAGTTGCTAGTTTCGCATTTGATGAAGACAAAGCTGTAATGGAAGTCAAGAAAGAAAACGCTGAAGAAGAAAGTAAAGATTGGGTATGTAGAAGTAAATTTTCGATGTAGTAATTTTGACTAGTCAGATTAATGGTTGttctgtaataaaatatattttttctaggaTGATATTATTCCCGAAAATGTTCGCAAAACGATAGCTGAACAggagaaaaataaagaaatggaGGATTTATACCTTCCTCCTAGGAGAAAGAATTTGCAAGCTAACAATGCTGATGGGAGTGAGTATAATTGTTACACCtgtcaaaatacacaaaataaacattgtgtTATGTAGTTCTACTTTCAAAATTCTTAAGAGACAAATGTAGCTTTCGGAATTGAGTAGATCTTTACACAACCAATTTTTCAATTCATTACAGTTTAGTCATTTGGTGTGGTGAGTACTGCATAATTTCTCTAATCAAACTTATTATTAGGTGAAGGTCGCAAACGGCGCGGTCGTGGGTCGGCGGAGGGTGGCGACGGCGCCGAGCTGGACGGAGACGCCGAGAGCGACGGCACGGATGGAGGCTCCGACGACGACCGCCCAAGGAAGCGAGGCCGACCACCTGCCTCGCATAGAGAGAAAATCAAAGGCTTTACTGATCAAGAGGtaatagtaataaaactataaaatgtttacCATACAGTAACTGGGCGAATTTAAAAGCTCAAAGAATAGCCCAATAGCTACGGATAAGAAAAGGTCAGTCAATCATGGAATTTCTAAGCAGCATTTAATAATTTCAGATTCGAAGATTTGTCAAGAGTTTCAAAAAGTTTTCGGCACCCCTAAAGCATCTAGATAGTATAGCGTGCGATGCAGAATTACAAGAAAAACCTTTAGCAGAACTCAAAAAGTTGGGAGAAATTTTGCAAGAGAGATGTAAAGCGGTGCTAAATGATACATCAGAAGTAGCAAGTAAGTATATTCAGTCTTTTAAATGACCAAAGTTACTACTTAGTGCTACCTATTAGCAGGAATCATGAGTTTTTGATAAGGTGGACACTATCAAGTTTTTGAGGGAAACATTGTTCTGTCTTGCCATAGCATAGCTAATAATCGTGATCATAACTTTTAGTACATGTACCATGAACCATGCTTTAACCATGAAAGATGCATGCATGTAGTCATTAGTAATGAAATGATTTCCTTTCAGATGAACAAACTGAAGGCCGTAAGAATGCTAGGAAAACCTTCAAGCTTGGTGGTGTACCAGTCAATGCCAAGACGATGGCAGCGTGTCAGGACGAACTGGCGCCGCTCGACGTTTTCCTGCCCGACACGAAAGAAGAGAGGCTTAAGTGGCAATTGGACTTTAGGTATGTAACATTACCCTAGTCAACAAAATTAAGAACATTAGTAGGTTAATAACTGTTTTTGGCGGTTGGGTAaatttttcatgattttttgtttttgcaggACAAGGCCGGCAAACTTCGATGTTGAGTGGGGAGTAGCAGATGATTCTAAATTACTAGCAGGAATTTATCAATATGGTATGGGATCCTGGGAAGCTATTAAAATGGATTCATCCTTTGAAATTGGAGATAAAATACTCACCAATGAAGATAAGAAACCTCAAGCGAAGCATTTGCAATCGCGTGCAGAGTATTTACTGAAACTCATAAAGAAATTGCAAGATCAAAAGAATGGCAagcaaaaacaaagaaaacctCGGACTAAGAGAGGACAGAAGGAGCCTGTTACCAAGGATATTGTAGAAGATGACGGTAGTTCTGGAGATGAGAATAAGAAATCAAATAAGACTGGTAAAAATGATAAATCTGATAAGGTTTGTAATTTTTACGTAATATGATTAAAATTATGTCAATAGGTTACAGTAAATTGCTAATTgcatttatttctatttcagAATAAGTCGAAATTAGAAGATGTGTCCACCCACGACGAAACATCGAATGACCGGAAAGAGCGAGATAAAAAGCGAGCAAAGAGAGATGGCAATAGGAAATCTGACAAAATGAAGTCGCGCAACAAGAAGCCCGCGGGCCCCATGCATTTCACTGCCAACAATGAACCCAGGGCACTGGAGGTACTCGGCGACCTCGACCCTTCAGTCTTTGAAGAGGTATGTATAAACAGTAACAGTACAGTAACAGCCTATTATTAAACCTTTGATGATATGttaaatgtattaaatatttataaacctttttttgtaGTGTAAAGAAAAAATGAGGCCTGTGAAGAAAGCATTGAGAGCTCTAGATAATCCTGATCAAACATTATCTGAAGCTGATCAAGTAGCTAGGACGCGAGCCTGCCTCACGCAGATCGGGAACCAAATAGACATATGTGTAGACGCATATCCGGATCCCGAAAAGAAAGTTGAGTGGAGAAGTAATCTCTGGTACTTTGTTTCCAAGTTTACAAACTTTGATGCAAAGCAGCTTTATAGGTTATATAAATATGGACTGAAAAAAAATGAATCGTCTAGTAAGAAAGATGGAAAACATAAAGAGAATGTTAAGGTTAGTGTCTAATTTTCAATAGAACATGAACTTTGGTAAAATTCTCTAAATgagaatttttgtatgtaatattCTGCATCTTTAATCTTGTTTTGGTTTTTCAGAATAACAAGAATAATCACAATAGCAATCATGTGAAATCATATAAAAAAGATGGAAAAGCTGATAATGCTAATGACAAAAAGGAGAAGAGGCCTAAAACAGACCGAGATAAATTTGATAAGGCCAACGACAAGCATCCACAGACGTCGGGAATAAAGAGAAAGTTAGAAGAAGGCGAATGTGACCCAGAGCCGAGTGAAAATAAACGTCATGAAAGGTAAATTACGTCACTTTCATTTAGATTTAGTTTTGATTTCCATTTGGTGACTAACAATCTTCGAATGTCATTCCATTCGCTCGCCCGCTTCCTCATCTATCATTtccatattaatattttctttaattttatattaatatttctttCATTTCATGAAATCGCTAACCTCTCCTTCGTCGCTCACCGCCATTATCGCTTTGTCCATCCCTGCAGACATAAACACAAGCACAAGGATCGCAAGGATAGGGATAGGAGCCTGAAGCGGGACGATTTGATGTACAGAGAGCGGAGCAGGTCGGAGCGGGAGCGGGACCGAGACCGTGAGCGGGACCGAGACCGGGAGCGCGACCGCGAGCGTGACCGCGACCGCGACCGCGAGCGCTCCCGCACGCGCCGCGACAGCGGCGGCCtcgcgccgcgctcgcgccCGCCCTACGCCATGCCGCACCCGCACCCCGACCATCCCGCGCACCCCGCCTGGACGCCGCCCGCCTACCCCGGCCCGCGCCAGTACCGCGCCGACCGCACGCCGCGCCCACACGACAAGAGGAGGTACTATtactttattattgtattatgaTTCCCATTATTTTAAGGATCTTGTGTTCAAGTAACCCGGGTGACCGGGTCCCACAGAAAGCTGTGGGTCACCAACCATAAGATTTATGTTAGACTTGTTGCTTCCTGTGAAATTTGAAGCCAGGAAAAGCTGAGAGAAGGCGAGGttataatgtttaatgatttaaCTAAATATTGAAACGAGTGTTTATTATGTACAGCAGGTACAGCGGCTTCGGCGGCATGCCGGGCCCGTACGGCGCGTACTACGACAGCGCCAGCATGGCGGGCAGCATGGGCTTCCCGCCCGCGCGGCCCTACCCCGACGACTGGCGCGGCTACACGCAGCCCGAGTACGCGTACGACGAACGCGACTACGAACGGGAGGTGTACCGAAGGGACTACGACCGACGCGCACCTCCCACGTAATGCCGTAGTTACGCACTTCCGTCgccttgtaaataaaattgtattttatattctgTAAATAGATAGCATGTAGAGATCTCCTCAGAACGCTGGTTTAACCGTGAAGTGTAAACATAAGTGACAAAAAGTGCTGTGGTTTTTATCTATGTGATAAGCGAAAGCGCATCGATATGAAGAGACGTTATTAGTGacattttataagtaagactgtatagtaaatttatttattgccgAATCTGTCGATTGATTGTTAATGTACAGAATTTAGAAAGAaaacctaattaattaatttttatattgttccAATTTAGTCGCGGtcttaatgttttttaatgtcTAATcgaattttctatttatttgatGCCTCATATCatgatttatgtatttaactTGACAGAAACAAGTGATATAAATAGGTCGTAGCAAATGTACAAAATTTAGCTATTGTTAGTAGGTTTGCATGTAATTTAAAATCATGTGCAATTTCATGAAATTGTGTATAGCTTAGCAGAAGGGGCACATAACTTTGTCATTGCATTTTAGCAGTGGACAGGAAGgagttttaatttgtaaattcatTTCTCATTTTGCGTGCATTTCCGAGTCCCGTTATGGCTCGTACAATcctatttttatacattatgtAAAGTCTTATTCTCTGTTACATGCAATTGTGAATGTAATAAGAGTGAAAACGTCTTGAATGGTATATACcatgataataaataaacatattaaagttgaaagttgttttttattggcttgtgtttaaacaccacccaaaaaagtacctattttactaccaaaaaaattctaaacggttaccaaaatggataaatggtcaccaaataacgtttccaaaaatattattagataaaaccattttttcgtattattgactactaaaaaaatatatggacgcctttaaaatacactttagaccaaatattatatattgtcactacttagatgttcccaattatgtaataccatgactcctaatttggtcatttttgttagactaaaaaagctaatgatcgctagaatatttcccaaataccaattaatatactggggttcccaaacgtacttcgcttatttattgttatatgaatttgtgtgtaactcagtacgtttaaaatgtaagcacgcaacatgcagcaagcatggcttctgtcacggctccggcgctgcagggctccggcggtcccatgcgagcttatcgttgCAGATGGTTTTCatgctcaccaccgcagcttcggcttgctggccggctcagccggccagcctcagccgcagcggcgagccttaaaagtacctgcgcctcagctcgcaggccgcctcgcccctctgcgcctacgcggttttgaattgcactctaggggtagggcagacaagactacgtggagtcggttttgcagcgattcgttttcgtcactaactttgatttttggttgtaatattaatattttagttggatagaatttggtgaccattaatccattttgggaaccaaaaataatatttgtgcgagatttgcgatttttctgatgttattttattttttttggatcataataatatatactttagtgcccttttaataaagtcaatttattttttttggagttgtttattttatttggtgcctcagcttagagtcttaaaaatatttttggtgaccacctaaattatacccttttttatttataactccgCACTTGTTAATGTTCCACCACGTCAATGTTCGAGGGTGTGTAGAAAGATGTTTTGTAAGAAccgataataataaaatgtgatcGTGAATTCTAGAAGTGTGAGGAGTTTTCATAATAAAGGATTTTCCGAGCGATTCGGCGATATCGAACAGTTTATAACTACTATCACAAAAAACCCAGCGACAGATTTTTGCTCTCCGAATATATCGCGCGTACGCTcgaaaaatccgctagtgtgaaagcctTGTATGTAAAAATAGTATGTATCATCATtaggtaagtaaatacataattacgACTAAGGAATGGGCCTGATTTACGAAACCGCAGCACCACATATTGAGGTGTCCACACAACCTGCGGTATCGATCGCGGTTTTATATTGGATTAGAagccaaaaaaaataatctaaacgATGaacgatgatgatgaagagcTGATTCAATTGGGCCTTAGGCAAAGGTACGCACGGAAACTGAGTTTCCAAGCAGGTTTTCAGCAGTTTTCAGAATGAAAGTATTCGAGGTAAGTATCAAcattttacttaggtattttgAAAACCTAGGTGCCTACTAGTACATTAGATATTAAAAGCACGTAGGTAACATAATATTCGTGAATGATAAAAAGAAGGTTTTTAATGCCTTTTGTGATGCATTAGAATCTCAAAAGTTGTGGCTCTTTTATGAGTAGGGTAGTTTAGTGGGTAGGTAGCTAGGTGATAACGAGCTTCGAGTTATTGACGAGGCACTTTTCACGTCTACTTTAATAACTCTATTTCCCGATGGTCATATCGCAGTGCGCATGAGCGAAACGGGTTCATTCAGACAAGTGCTTCAGTGCCTTCAGTACCCCTCCGTCGATTGAGGGAACATCGTGCCAAACATGACGCTTTGTGCGCAGAAACAAAATACctagcttttatttttaaacttgtcgataaataaatgtgtcCTCTCAATTTCATGCCCCAATTGTAATCAGGAAACAGAAGCGAACATTTGGTAAGTTATATTTAGATCTGTTCCTGCGTTTTGTGCTTGAAGTTGTGCTTCAGTTAATTAAGTTTACTTGTAAATATAAGCAAAAACCTAATGTTTATTGATCGCTTTgttattgaattttgaattcAGTTCTTTTCTTTATACAACGAACAACCGTGTAGGATATTAAATAAGGTATATTGTGTTGAATATATTTGTAGAAGTAAGTGCAATGCGAGTATACGATGTGTGATGGTGGAAGCAAGAGCGGCCAAGTGCGGCGAGCCAGTCGGACAATGGTGAGCGCGACGCTGCTGGCGCTCCTGGTGCTTGCGGCGGCTGCTGAAGCTTGTTATCTGTTTCCTAGTGGTAAGCTCACTAAGCTTTTGTTAGCAATTTTGtagtttgaagttttatttgtgAGTTGTCCAAGAAGCGCATCTACCCTTAGGTACCTGTTTGCATTTTTGCattgtttcaattttaattatgcatTTTCAAAAGTATTACTTATCCATTATCAACCTGAAAAGCGGATCTATTGTAGCAGGCACTGTGGACCCCAACTCTAACTTATTTGTGACGTcaggcttatttattttttatgtgatcTTCCTTGGAGGAGTACCCCCCCCTAAAAATTACCTTATGTACACCTTATGTATTATTCTTAACTACTCCCCTTATACACGTACTCGCTTAGGAGAAAGAAATGTATCCCTTATGAAAGAGGTATTCCCTTATATTATCCTTTATGTGTTCCCCTTTTGTTGACCCTCATTTAActgaatttatgaataaatatcaattttaaaggTCCACAAAGCTCTCAACCATTTTAAGGACTGGATCCACCTGTAAAACggttgttataattttattcgtttttaCCATCAGACGTACCAGATCCGTGTCGTGGAGTGACTTGCAGGCCGGGAGCGCTGTGCCGGCCCACGCCCGATGGCCGCGCACACAACTGCGAGTGTCCCACGTCCTGCCCCAGCTACGGCGACCACGAGGGCTCGCGACCGCTCTGCGCAAGCGACGCTCGCGACTACCCCGGCGATTGTGAGATGCGAAGAGCAGCTTGCGAATCAAATACGAATATAACTTTCAAGTATTATGGTAAATGTGGTAAGTGTCCCATTTTGGcaatcagtcttacctagggtagttgggaaaaggctaggccgatgatgatgatactacTTGGGCGACAAGTACTTACTTTTGGAATATTGAGCTGGTAAGAAAATATTAGGCTGGCTTGTGGTTTTGTCTACAAGCTTGTATCACGAACTTACGACGTTGAGATATTAAAATGtggaaataggtaggtatacttgGTTCTCAAAAAGGTTCTTTTCCAGATCCTTGCTCTGGAGTAACCTGCCCAGATCCCGAAGTGTGTCAGTTGGACGATCGTCGTTCCCCATCCTGCCGCTGCGCTGAGCCGTGTCCCCTCGAGTTTTCTCCCGTCTGCGCCTCCGACGGCAAGACCTACTCCAACGAGTGTCAGATGCATCGGGAGTCCTGTAGAGCACGGAAGCAgttgaagattatttttaaaggacaGTGTAGTTCGGGTTAGTATCGATTCAGCGCATTACCTATCTGTGTATGATGTCCTGTGATGATATGAAATGTTTTCTAGGGTAAATTAGtacctaattgttttttttttctcgtttatttaaggaatttttatacataaagtaCATGTCAATTCCATCATAGCCTAACTTAAACTAAAATgcatatgtttattatttatggctTACGACTTAAATAAGCTAATTGATTTATTGCTTAAAAAGacactaaattataattttagcaGAAAACTTTCGAGCGCAATTAAATGAGTCCGAAAAACCGCAAGTTTTCTTTAGAGATTATCTACTTATATGTTTTCTTAACTTTAACATCATCAGGAGTTAACCCTTGCGCTGAGGTGGAGTGCCGCCACGGTGCGGAGTGTCGAGTGGAGGGCGGCGGTGCCGTGTGTGCCTGTCCTCCTCCCTGCGAGCCGGTGCTACGTCCCGTTTGCGGCTCAGATTCCCGTACCCACGATAGCGAGTGCGAATTGAGACGAGCCGCCTGTTTGGTAGGAAGAGAGCTGAGGGTGTTGCACGCAGGAGCTTGTGGTATGTCTTAATTGCTTGTTAGTCTATGCGATCCCTTATTTCTGAAGGCGCTGTTACAACGCAGCTTTCTTTAAAATTTTTGGTGTGCCTATAGAGTTGTGGTAGGTACAGACACCtctctggtcgtgtcggattgccgtctcatgtagctatgaaagtgaaggaatacAGAAGGCACTTATGTCTGCACAAATGCCCTGCGTAGCTAGTTGATTTCTACAGAGAAAACTGCCGAGGTAGTGGACAAtgatagtccccaggccggcgaacaaatttttttttgatacatatacatttaagactttgtgagtgccttccttacaatgagtccgacaaacttttcgaatgcgcaaattttggtgccgctgcgttttttaatgcttgactcctgaaattgtcgatatgacgtcactatggctcttcgtacatacacgtttcatcttttgagattcgtttaataaagttaactagagaatggtggtcaacttgtccgataaagatcgtgctgcgtttggattgtccaccatcctgaaaatgtcgatatgacgtcactatgacttttcgtacatacctgtttcattttttgagattcgtttaataaagttaactagaaaatggtggtcaacttgttcgataaagatcgtgctgcgtttggagtgtccaccatcctgaaaatgtcggtatgacgtcactatggctcttcgtacatacacgtttcatcttttgagatttgtttaataaagttaactagaaaattgtggtaagcttgtccgacaaagatcatgctgcatatggagtgtccaccgtccggaaaatatagatatattttaagatttggcaTAAAGTACTGACAAATGGTGTGAagatgttaatagtaaatgttgcatttagaaagtcgtttcgaatgatatatgtatcattactacaggagggatttattaacttgaaaacacctatcgataaaataatcttatataagctctagcttctgaaatactaacaattcgccgaagtttttttaatatgaaatgttgcatttaaaaacgtcttttgaattatgtataactcattactagagatgggatttatttaattgaaaacatctatcaataattataattttaaataagctctagcttctaaactactaacaatttgtcggaagtatgttaacacaaaatgtttcatttggaaaggtttttcaaataatatataatttgttactaaagaagtaatggattagcttgacagaacctaccgataatatattcttacaAAAGcgctagcttttaaagtactaacaatttgtcggagttatgctaatacaaccttgcgcttaaaaagatcttttgattgaaatatggctcataacttcaagtgagatgttattccttaacacaatgtaaagtatccataatatgccttaggtcagttatgtcttccaaaatactaagaatcggtaagtggtatgttaagacggaatatagcgcttaaaaagatctttcgattgaaatatggttcatacctagaggtgggacattattccctaacatagtaaaacctatcgataatacgccttatttggtcTATATCTCCTAAattactaagaattgataagtggtatgttgagacaaaatgttgcacttaaaaagaccttttgattgatatatagtccattaatagatgtgggatattattccttaacataatataaactatcaacaatacgtcttagtcaggctactttttctaaaatagtaattaaaattggtaagtagtatgccaatttaatatacttaaataatgcacgtgaatatttaagtcagaaattgacaaaaagaataaacttcttccaattgtaatatttttttctcattttcttgtcgaactgactatttgactcactacatttgtcggacaagtcgatatttgcaataagaatagtattatctatcattgttgtatttgtccgacatgtatgtatggggagacacagtgacgtcatatcgacatgtttcggatggtggacactccaaacgcagcatgatctttatcggacaagttgaccacaattttctaggtaactttattaaacaaacctcaaaaaatgaaacgtgtatgtacgaagagtcgtagtgacgtcatatcgacattttcaggatggtggacactccaaacgcagcacgatctttatcggacaagttgaccaccattctctagttaactttattaaacgaatctcaaaaaatgaaacgtgtatgtacgaagagccatagtgacgtcatatcgacaatttcaggagtcaagcattaaaaaacgcagcggcaccaaaatttgcgcattcgaaaagtttgtcggactcatcgtaaggaaggcactcacaaagtcttaaatgtatatgtatcaaaaaaaaaattgttcgccggcctggggactatgaGTCTGAATACCATTAATAAAACCATTAATATTCTCTTTATTTCTGAATCCAGGTTCCAACGGCGTATGCGCGGACCGCGTGTGTCCTCACGGCGGCGAGTGCGTGGCGACGGGCGGGCGCGGCGTGTGTCGttgtcctcgctgctccaacgAGTTCGCGCCCGTGTGCGGCTCGGACGGCATCTCGTACGGGAATAGGTGCAAGCTACAGCTGGAGGCTTGTCGGCATCGCCGTGACGTGCAGGTCCTGTACGACGGACCTTGCAGTGAGTAACACTCTTGATACCTACATAGCGAAGacttatgaattttatttgccCAAAATTCAAGAAAATGTGTTGTAACTTGCAAATCGCTAGGTAAATTATGGACAGAAGGGAGCGTTTTGGAGAGTTTATAATTTCAACTAAACACAGTTTAACTGCTAGTAAACTTCACATAATCCTGTATATCTGAGGAAAAGACTTTTTTTAGCACTATTTCGTAATACATAGTAGTAGGGATTTATTAATTGAAGGTTATGTATTACAGACGGTTGTGAGAACAAGAAGTGCGAATTCTACGCCGTTTGCGAGAGCGACGGTGTCTCTGAAGCCAGCTGCGTTTGCCCCAAGCATTGTGAAGAGGGAACTGTAAGTACCCGTTCTTCTGTTCTGTAATCATTATTGTTTGAATGATAATTCTAATCTTCCAACTACAATGTTGCAGGAAACAGAAGAAGTCTGTGGTACAGATAATAAAACGTACAGCAGCGTGTGCGCCCTGCGTGACACGGCTTGTAAGGAGAAGAGGCGACTTCATATCAAGCATATGGGGTCGTGCGGTGAGTGTTCCTCGGATCCATATTCAATTATGAAATcgtgtaaaataaattgttttgagaCATTTGTCGTCGTCATATAATATAGCACATAATAAGTACATCGAAACATATTCCATAGATTTTGACAGTCatgactgactgacatgactttacagttacagttacagcctttttatcgtcccaatgctgggcacaggcctcctcccacacggagaaggattgagctttaatcaccacgcttgctcaatgcgggttggtgatttcagactatatagtccaggtttcctcaagatgttttccttcacctttttatcagctactggtgtctaagatatacttagacagtacatacaaacttagaaaa
Above is a window of Helicoverpa zea isolate HzStark_Cry1AcR chromosome 1, ilHelZeax1.1, whole genome shotgun sequence DNA encoding:
- the LOC124637639 gene encoding chromodomain-helicase-DNA-binding protein 1 isoform X4, with amino-acid sequence MSSYHYAVTGNVTTLYYIEEHGDPNADCNPDDADSTEPQYLIKWKGWSHIHNTWESERSLNEQKVKGLKKLENYIKKEAELSWWRQQAGPEDIDYFECQNELQQELVKTYNNVERIIAEQTRELEGGGTAHEYFCKWESLPYADATWEDAILIEKRWPQEVEHFKYREAAKTTPSRHCPVLRRRPKFHHVKEQPEYMGKDASFVLRDYQMDGLNWLIHSWCKDNSVILADEMGLGKTIQTICFLYYLFKSQQLYGPFLCVVPLSTMTAWQREFEQWAPDINVVTYIGDLSSREILRQFEWSFASSKRLKFNAILTTYEILLKDRQFLRSFSWACLLVDEAHRLKNDDSLLYKALKEFDTNHRLLVTGTPLQNSLKELWALLHFIMPYKFESWEEFEKDHEDAATKGYEKLHKQLEPFILRRQKKDVEKSLPAKVEQILRVEMTSIQKQYYKWILTKNYSALRKGVKGSINTFINIVIELKKCCNHALLTKPEDFESRASLATTDAVEKLLRGSGKLLLLDKLLCRLKETGHRVLIFSQMVRMLDILAEYLQRRHFPFQRLDGSIKGEIRKQALDHFNAEGSTDFCFLLSTRAGGLGINLATADTVIIFDSDWNPQNDLQAQARAHRIGQKNQVNIYRLVTARSVEEDIVERAKRKMVLDHLVIQRMDTTGRTVLNKRDASATSANNPFNKEDLNAILKFGAEELFKDDDENDEDPVCDIDEILQRAETRDEGPSMAGDELLSAFKVASFAFDEDKAVMEVKKENAEEESKDWDDIIPENVRKTIAEQEKNKEMEDLYLPPRRKNLQANNADGSEGRKRRGRGSAEGGDGAELDGDAESDGTDGGSDDDRPRKRGRPPASHREKIKGFTDQEIRRFVKSFKKFSAPLKHLDSIACDAELQEKPLAELKKLGEILQERCKAVLNDTSEVANEQTEGRKNARKTFKLGGVPVNAKTMAACQDELAPLDVFLPDTKEERLKWQLDFRTRPANFDVEWGVADDSKLLAGIYQYGMGSWEAIKMDSSFEIGDKILTNEDKKPQAKHLQSRAEYLLKLIKKLQDQKNGKQKQRKPRTKRGQKEPVTKDIVEDDGSSGDENKKSNKTGKNDKSDKNKSKLEDVSTHDETSNDRKERDKKRAKRDGNRKSDKMKSRNKKPAGPMHFTANNEPRALEVLGDLDPSVFEECKEKMRPVKKALRALDNPDQTLSEADQVARTRACLTQIGNQIDICVDAYPDPEKKVEWRSNLWYFVSKFTNFDAKQLYRLYKYGLKKNESSSKKDGKHKENVKNNKNNHNSNHVKSYKKDGKADNANDKKEKRPKTDRDKFDKANDKHPQTSGIKRKLEEGECDPEPSENKRHERHKHKHKDRKDRDRSLKRDDLMYRERSRSERERDRDRERDRDRERDRERDRDRDRERSRTRRDSGGLAPRSRPPYAMPHPHPDHPAHPAWTPPAYPGPRQYRADRTPRPHDKRSRYSGFGGMPGPYGAYYDSASMAGSMGFPPARPYPDDWRGYTQPEYAYDERDYEREVYRRDYDRRAPPT